The genomic region AACATGTGTAGTGATCATTATTATTTCTATTCGAGCAACTTCCTTGTATATAAACTAACTCATTAAATGTCTGATTCATTTTTGTTTTGCATATTTGAAGCCAGACATACATTTTTGATTTACTAAGACACTCTACAAATTAATTTAACACTAGAACCCCCTATTACCTACCCTATATCAAAATTTTATAATTCCTCCTTTTATTTTTATTTTTACAAAAGAGAGCACTTTTGCTTTTTTCCTTTTAAATTTTAACTCTTAAAATGAATAACTAAAGGATGCATCTATTTTCACTCCATAAAGTTATAAACTACTTTGCTCATCCCACGTTCTCTTATCTCTACTACAATAAAACCGGGCGTTCAACAAATTCACCAAAATGTGAATTGCCGATTTTGCCTAGCTATCACATTACCCTTACAACCAAATACGAAGGTATTACAGTAAAGAGATAAAAAAACAAAATAAAAAAAAAGATAAATAAAAAAGAAGAAAAGTGAGGAGAGAAAAGTGGGAAAAACATAACTACAATGGGTGAGAGTTATAACTGTCAAAAACTCCCCAGTCCCCACTACCCACTAACTTCATACAATGAAAAAAAAATTACAAATGAGAAAAAAAAAAACCCAATTGAAAACGTTTTCGACATGCGAGTATCGCGGATATAAAAGCTAGTATATTTTTAATTGTAAGTCTACTTTGTTTATCCATTTACAATACCTAAAATATCATTTCCTTAATTCTGCTATGTTCACCCTACATCTTTTTCTCACCCTACATATATTTTTTATATTTCAGATTTGCTTTGTTCACCCTACATTTGATCTCTTCTCACCCCACATATATATTTTTTAATTTTGAATTTAATTATTCACCCATTTGTAAATTGCAATACACACAATATTAGACTCTTCCAATAGCCATTGAATTCCAACAACAAAAAGAAATTGAATAAAACCATAACATTAATATCATTTGGGTAAGTGTAATCACCAACTGAACAAAAAAATCACATTAAAGTATAAATCTCAATTAAAGAATAAAAAAAAACTCTCAAACTTAACTCATTGGTATATGTCGATGTCAAGATGCCCAATGTTTGTAAATGTATCTCTACTTGGAAAAAGTTCCGACGCCGATTAAAAAAAAAAATCGAATATAAGTGAGCGACTATATATGAAAATTTACATACAAAATCGCATGAGAAATAATGAGTAAAGGGATAGACAAAACATCAATAATAAAAAAAAAATACAAACAGTTCACCTTATGTTTAGGTTGAATGATAGCGTCTTCAGACTTTATAAAACGACCGAATATGATAAATTATGGGTTAAGGTTTATGAACTACATGTTTATACCAAAAAAAAAAAAGATTTAAAAAAAAAAAATTTGTAATTTGTAACAACTTATTGTCTCTTACTGTAATTTTACATCAGAGTATATTGGTCTTTCAATAAATCAACAACGTGTGAGGTGAACAAATTTGTTTGTGGGGTGATAATAGACGCACCCATAACTAAATTTAATGTTTAGCTATCTTTATCAATTGGTCTGTGAATTTGGACATTTATTTTAATTTCCTTGTTTTAGGCCAGATGTAAAAATAAAAATAAAAATTTAAACAGAAATAAGTGCTAGGACAGAAATACCCATAAAATTTATAGAATATAACGGATGTTAATCAAATTAACAGTTAATGACTTTTAGAAAGTTACTGATGTTAGGTTGGGATAAGAACTTCAGATAGCATTATGATATTAAGTTCACATAATTTTAAGATCTCGAGATTAGGATTCCTTTTCCGAATCAAACAGACTCGATCACCCGGAGTCCCATTCTGAAGCGGATTTGTGAACTCGTTTGAATGGAGAATTGGATTATAAGAAAAGAATCGAGGGCTGTATGTTTTGATCTTTCAGAAGGCATCGATCTACCCATGAAGACGACCAAGAGAATGAGAAGGCAGCTGATGGAACTACCCGAGGAAATCGTGTTCCACATCCTTTCTCGGCTGCCAGTTTCTTCACTCTGTTGCATCCGATGTGTCTCTAAGGCCTTGTTACACATAGTTGACGACCACTTTTTCATTTCACTGCACACGGCTCGTTTAACTACTGTTACCAACCCAGTTGCTGATGATCATCATCAAGTACCCAGGCTCATGTTTTTTGCTCGACCATCTAACCGTTCCGAAGGATTTCTTGCCTTGCAATCCCTGAAATACGATGGCACTACAGGCACCTTGACAAAAGGGAAATATGCAGTTAGGGTTTCGTCCTCAGACCAGTCCGAAAGGGCTGTTTACCACGTCCATTTTGTTTACTGCAACTTGTTTTTCTTGAAGGATGGATTGCACCAAGATTGCTTCTTACTCAATCCTCTCAGGGGAGGAGAAGTTCTGAGGCTTCCTAGGAGTCCGATCACACAGCATAGTAACTTCGCATGTGGTGATTGGTATGGCATTGGATTCGATAGCACAGCCAACACTCACAAAATTCTTCATGTTACATGGAACCGCCAAGTAGCAGAAGTTCTTGTCTTGGGCACAAGGTCATGGCGGGAGATTTCCTCCGTTCCTCCGTTGGGTTTAAATAATAAGAGGCATGTATGTGCATATGGAGACATGCATTGGTTGATTGATGGTTCCATTGGTTCGAATTACAAGATGAAACTATATGAACATTATGAAGGAACTAGCCACATACTATCTTTTGACTTCAAGAAAGAAGAGTTCTATCAGATTCCTCATCCTACCTTACATAGCTCGGCCAAGCACCCACATTACTTTCACTTGCTTACCCTGAGAGGATCTATGGCTATCTTGGATGCTAGTTTGTCGAGACCAGGAGGTATGAATATGAGCATTAGTATATGGGTGTTGAAAGACTATGAAAATAAACAGTGGACGCTAGATTACACCATGGAAATCGAAAAGCTTGAAACACAACCTGAGTTCGGATTCATGTATGCTAGCTGTGGTGAATGGGAGCATGGCATATTTTACAAAGAAGGCTTTGCTAGAAATACTACACTCTTTTTGGACCTAAGACGTAATGATGCAAATCGTGTAATCAGGCAACGCGAATGCGATGGCTATACAAACATATTCAGCTATACTCAAAGCTTGATTTCTCTAAAAGATTATGCCTCAGCTGGATCTGAAGAATTAGTTACCGAAGGCCTAAAAAGTTATGGCAATTTGATTGAAGGAGAAGAACAAGGCTTCAGTATATCTGAGAAGCAAATGCTGCGAGGAAGTTCTTTTATTTGAGAATTATTGAAGCAGCACATACTGAAACAATCCGGGAACTGGGCATATAAAGGGACCCTAAGATTACATTCATAAAGGGAAACTATGTGGCACGAATTAGAGCAATAGCCGGAAAAGTGTGAATGTTATAAGAAATCCGAAAAGTGTGAACCTTGTTATAAGAAATTCAAGGGTTAACGGCTCTTATCATACATGGTAGACTGTAAGTGTACAAGGTAATATATAGCTCGCATAATCTTAAAAGCTGGGCTATCATAAGCGACTCTATAGGGCTAACATACCATTTTTTTTATTTTTTATTATTATTATTTTTTTATGACATGGGAGCCTCAAGGCAAGTACAAGAAACCTAAAACACAACTAATCTAGACTTGGAAGAGCCGGAAGAATAAGCTTCCAAGAGAGGGACACCATTTTTATTTTCATAAATAGGTGTTCTATGATTTCGAAGACTTTACAAATGATATCGTTAAATAACATATTGGTTTCAATATATTTCTTGTTGTAGGAAACGACTG from Fragaria vesca subsp. vesca linkage group LG3, FraVesHawaii_1.0, whole genome shotgun sequence harbors:
- the LOC101301475 gene encoding putative F-box protein At1g30920-like yields the protein MENWIIRKESRAVCFDLSEGIDLPMKTTKRMRRQLMELPEEIVFHILSRLPVSSLCCIRCVSKALLHIVDDHFFISLHTARLTTVTNPVADDHHQVPRLMFFARPSNRSEGFLALQSLKYDGTTGTLTKGKYAVRVSSSDQSERAVYHVHFVYCNLFFLKDGLHQDCFLLNPLRGGEVLRLPRSPITQHSNFACGDWYGIGFDSTANTHKILHVTWNRQVAEVLVLGTRSWREISSVPPLGLNNKRHVCAYGDMHWLIDGSIGSNYKMKLYEHYEGTSHILSFDFKKEEFYQIPHPTLHSSAKHPHYFHLLTLRGSMAILDASLSRPGGMNMSISIWVLKDYENKQWTLDYTMEIEKLETQPEFGFMYASCGEWEHGIFYKEGFARNTTLFLDLRRNDANRVIRQRECDGYTNIFSYTQSLISLKDYASAGSEELVTEGLKSYGNLIEGEEQGFSISEKQMLRGSSFI